The stretch of DNA AGGGCCTGGGGCGGATGGGGCGGCTGCAGCAGGACGATGCGGCGTTCGGCGCAGGCCTGCAAGGCCGGGCGCAGCAGACGCATCTCGCCGATGCCGGGTTGCTGTTGCAGCAGCTCGACCAGGGTGCCGGCCGGCCAGCCGCCGCCGGGCAGCTGGGACGAGAGGGCGGCGTGCCCGGTGTCGACGCAGCGCGTACTGGCGCGCGCCAGCTGCGAGGCGCGCCAGAGCGAAGGGTGCAGGGCCTCCGGCGCCATGGGAGGTTCAGCCAAAGGCGGAGCCCCTGCGGTGGATGAGCAGTTCATATGGGTTGGCAAAAAAGTACTGTATAAACATACAGTACTCGCTGAGCCCAGATTTTGCAAGATGTATTCATTTCGGCCATACCAGTCGGGTGATTGGTATTGACAGAAATTAAAGGTGTGCTCTGCCTGGAAAACCGCGCCGGCCAGGCGAATCATGAAATAATGGTAGCTTGTTTATTTACGCGTAGACAGTGCTCAGATAATCGCGCTGTCTCACGCACGCCACGGAAACCATCCTTGAATACGCTCCAGCTTACCGGCGCCATCCTGTTCGCCATCGCCCTCGTTCACACCTTTTCCACCAAGCTGTTTCATTCCCTGGCCAAGCGCCACCCGCGCCATGCCGGGCTGTTCCACCTGCTGGGCGAGGTCGAGGTGGTGTTCGGCTTCTGGGCCTTCGTGCTGATCCTCGCCATGGCCCTGCTGGCCGGCGGCAGCGAAGCAATTGCCTATGCCGAATCGCGCCAGTACACCGAACCGCTGTTCGTGTTCGTGGTGATGGTGATCGCAGCTTCGCAGCCGGTGCTCGACGCCGTGCGCGACCTGCTGGCCCTGCTGGCGCGGCTGGCGCCGGTGCGCACCGAGGTGGCCCTGTGCTGGCTCGGCCTGGCGCTGGTGCCCCTCTCCGGCTCCCTGATCACCGAGCCGGCCGCGATGACCCTGGCCGCCCTGATGCTCGCCCCGCAGGTATTCCGGCCCGGCGTCCCCGAATGGCTCAAGTACGGCGCGATCGGCGTCCTGTTCGTGAACGTCTCGATCGGCGGCACCCTCACCTCCTACGCCGCGCCGCCGGTGCTGATGGTGGCCGGCACCTGGGGCTGGGACAGCGCCTTCATGGCCTCCACCTTCGGCTGGCGCGCCGCGCTGGCGGTGATGTTCAACGCCACCGTCATTACCCTGCTGCTGCGCCGCCACCTGACGCCGGGCAACGTGGTCGAGGACGTGCAGCTGCCCTGGGTCGTCTCCATCGTCCACCTGGCCTTGCTGGCCGGGGTGGTGCTGCTGGCCCACCATCCGGTGCTGTTCGTCGGCCTGTTCCTGCTCTTCCTCGGCTATACCCAGGCCTATCCGAAGCACCAGTCGCGCCTGATCATCAAGGAAGGCCTGCTGGTCGGCTTTTTCCTGGCCGGGCTCGTCGTGCTGGGCGGCATGCAGCAGTGGTGGCTGCAGCCCCTGGTGTCGAGCCTGGAGCCGACCGCGCTGTTCTTCGGCGCGCTGGCCCTGACGGCAATCACCGATAATGCGGCACTGACCTACCTCGGTTCGCTGATCGCGGGTTTGTCCGATCACGCCAAGTACATGCTGGTGGCCGGCGCGGTCGCCGGCGGCGGCCTGACCGTCATCGCCAACGCACCGAATCCGGCCGGCGCCGCGCTGCTGCGCGACGGCTTCGAGGACGGCTCGATCGGCATGGGCGGGCTATTTCTGGGGGCGCTGGGGCCGACCTGCGTGGCGGCGGCGCTGTTCCTGATCTGATGGAGGAGAAAAGATGGACGATGACATCCTGGTTCAGAAGGCCGGCACCATCGAACGCTGCTGCCGGCGCGCGCGCGAGGAATACGAAAAGGACCCGACCACCTTCGTGAGCGACCTCACGCGCCAGGACGCGGCCACCCTCAACGTCATCCGCGCCTGGGAAGCCGCCATCGAGATGGGCGACTACGTGATCGGCAACGCCCGGCTCGGCCTGCCGCACGACGAGCGCGAAGTCATCACCCTGCTGGCCGAACACGGCTGGATCTCCCCCACCCTGGCCGAAGACCTCAAGCGCACCGGCGAATTCTGTCGTGCCGAATGGGATTATCAGGAAGCGCCGCTGCCGGCGCTGGTGACCATCCTCAAGCGCGGGCTGGACGATTTCACGGCCTATGCCCGTGCACTGGTGAGCGGCGCGTCGAGCGCCTGATCAGGCCTGCGGCTCGTGCACGTCTGACACTTCCACATCTTCCTCGGCGATCTTCTCGTCCGCCAGTTGCTGATCCTCTTCGTCCGCCACCAGGCCCTCCTGGCTGGCGCCGCGCGCGCTGTCATAGGTGAGCTCGACCAGCATCGGGAAATGGTCCGAGCCGAAAGAAGGCAGGCGCTCGATGTGCGAGAGCGTGAAATGCTCGCTGTGGAACAGGTGGTCGAGCGGCCAGCGGGCAAACCAGAAGCCGGCATGGAAGGTATTGAACATGCCGCGCCCGATGCGCGGATCGAGCAGGCCGCTGATCTTGCGGAACAGCCGGGTCGTGGTCGACCACGCCACGTCGTTCAGGTCGCCCGCGACGATCACCGGCGTCTCCAGGCCGGCTTCGGCCACGCTCTTTGCCACCACCAGCAGTTCGGCGTCGCGCTGGGTCGATTCCATGTGTTCCGTCGGGCTGGGCGGCGTCGGATGCAGGAAATGCATGCGCACCTTGTGCCCGGAAGGCAGGATGACCAGGGTATGGATCGACGGGATGTCGTCCTCGACCAGGAACTGGAGGGCACTGTCTTTCAGCAGCAGCTTCGAATAGACGTGCATGCCGTACAGGTTATCGAGCGGACACTTGATGGCATAGGGGTAGTCCTTCTCTAATACGTCCAGCCTTTCCTGCCACCACGCATCGGTTTCCAGCGTGACGAAGATGTCGGGCTGGTGCTGGCGGATCAGCGCGATCAAGCCTTCGGCATTCCGGTTCGGCATCAAGACATTGGCCGTCAGGATACGGAACTGGCGGTTCGCGCCACCCGTCACCGCGTTCTTCACCTCATGGGGATAGGCCTTGGTGTACGGCATGATCCACCATGCCTGATAGACGAGACAGGCGGCATTGGCTACCAGCAACAAATGGAAATTGCTGTCGCG from Massilia varians encodes:
- a CDS encoding putative Na+/H+ antiporter translates to MNTLQLTGAILFAIALVHTFSTKLFHSLAKRHPRHAGLFHLLGEVEVVFGFWAFVLILAMALLAGGSEAIAYAESRQYTEPLFVFVVMVIAASQPVLDAVRDLLALLARLAPVRTEVALCWLGLALVPLSGSLITEPAAMTLAALMLAPQVFRPGVPEWLKYGAIGVLFVNVSIGGTLTSYAAPPVLMVAGTWGWDSAFMASTFGWRAALAVMFNATVITLLLRRHLTPGNVVEDVQLPWVVSIVHLALLAGVVLLAHHPVLFVGLFLLFLGYTQAYPKHQSRLIIKEGLLVGFFLAGLVVLGGMQQWWLQPLVSSLEPTALFFGALALTAITDNAALTYLGSLIAGLSDHAKYMLVAGAVAGGGLTVIANAPNPAGAALLRDGFEDGSIGMGGLFLGALGPTCVAAALFLI
- the hepT gene encoding type VII toxin-antitoxin system HepT family RNase toxin — its product is MDDDILVQKAGTIERCCRRAREEYEKDPTTFVSDLTRQDAATLNVIRAWEAAIEMGDYVIGNARLGLPHDEREVITLLAEHGWISPTLAEDLKRTGEFCRAEWDYQEAPLPALVTILKRGLDDFTAYARALVSGASSA
- a CDS encoding endonuclease/exonuclease/phosphatase family protein produces the protein MLPTFVTLVAVIVLATLLPMLRCTGWWIRDLDFPRLQLAILSLAVLVGQFVFLDWRDSNFHLLLVANAACLVYQAWWIMPYTKAYPHEVKNAVTGGANRQFRILTANVLMPNRNAEGLIALIRQHQPDIFVTLETDAWWQERLDVLEKDYPYAIKCPLDNLYGMHVYSKLLLKDSALQFLVEDDIPSIHTLVILPSGHKVRMHFLHPTPPSPTEHMESTQRDAELLVVAKSVAEAGLETPVIVAGDLNDVAWSTTTRLFRKISGLLDPRIGRGMFNTFHAGFWFARWPLDHLFHSEHFTLSHIERLPSFGSDHFPMLVELTYDSARGASQEGLVADEEDQQLADEKIAEEDVEVSDVHEPQA